A single Panthera tigris isolate Pti1 chromosome A3, P.tigris_Pti1_mat1.1, whole genome shotgun sequence DNA region contains:
- the DEFB115 gene encoding LOW QUALITY PROTEIN: beta-defensin 115 (The sequence of the model RefSeq protein was modified relative to this genomic sequence to represent the inferred CDS: substituted 1 base at 1 genomic stop codon) — MLPDRSSSLSGYIKLLFLALPVLVLLAXASPAGWVKRCSYRIGRCRQSCKENEKKKEKCGPKRICCIPDGKHISLNPYEKQQIRCQFKARTTQHAPTPDVRLLTARIMSQ, encoded by the exons ATGCTGCCGGATCGTTCCTCTTCCCTCTCAGGATACATTAAACTCTTGTTCCTGGCCTTACCTGTCCTTGTGCTCCTGGCTTAGGCTTCCCCAG ctGGATGGGTCAAAAGGTGCAGTTATAGAATTGGCAGATGCAGGCAATCttgcaaagaaaatgagaagaagaaagaaaaatgtgggcCAAAAAGAATTTGCTGCATCCCTGATGGAAAGCACATATCCTTAAACCCTTATGAGAAACAACAGATAAGATGTCAGTTTAAGGCAAGAACAACTCAACATGCACCAACTCCTGACGTAAGACTTTTAACAGCCAGAATAATGAGTCAGTAA